A stretch of Spirosoma oryzicola DNA encodes these proteins:
- a CDS encoding sialate O-acetylesterase, with protein sequence MSTFTKWVLLLIGLPFFAVAQLQITHPMSRLVVQRGADGNGRLYLSGRLPSAVDRVEAQLVPANAGQGTATDWQVVQNNPTNNIFLGYVTGSGGWYVLNVRTIVGGTVTSQASVQPVGIGEVFVTAGQSNSRGLGIGDNDLGTATDRVNAIDSINHSYPPGAKSLVSSGDPMPVPVYKPLTAGRRVFPMAESSWGWGELGDYIVNRYNVPVAFYVAGWDGSTAENWYNTANGIPTCNRYYCVENWANLQPYTNLKNVLHYYNSIAGIRAVLWHQGEAEYSFPDGTSSIPYYYDRLVGIIQKSRQDFGGRSMPWMVARASFDGTEFRPAVINEQQRVIDTQGLNVYQGPYNDTIVNRKSGGNDVHFGNRYRPSPHPRYYLNPSSIPADMGLSRFARNWNNSLNNNFFQNAQPITPTQFAVTGTIADYVRPGDNLSVAFATTGAFGGDNQWQVQLLDSLGHYVSVLGSGAASPITVKLPDNLQLGSHLQVRVVSTSPFLPAVPSNFFQISLTANQADVSLAMSVNQRLTDLNSPVTINLAVQNSGPGKAENVVVRNRLPDNLAVVSTSGLSLNGSVLTSNALNLDPGTTQLISFVAQPTAGGVYTNAAEIAQATSPDPDSQPNSGTGDGQDDMAVIDFRTKQTGSAQFTSPNPNQVPLPAVQSNQPAPDPAKADISLQLSVSNRAPSVNDIITYAITLSNAGGLTATGLGVTAYLPTGQEFVPGDDLAAGNGGFTGGISSLSPNSSYTFRFKARITGASTGVCSAQLTASNQPDPDSTPNNGITNGEDDTAQIDIRVR encoded by the coding sequence ATGTCCACATTTACTAAATGGGTCCTGTTGTTGATAGGACTACCTTTTTTTGCGGTTGCTCAGCTTCAAATTACACACCCAATGTCGCGTCTGGTCGTTCAGCGCGGGGCCGACGGCAACGGGCGGCTTTACCTGTCAGGACGGTTACCAAGCGCCGTAGATCGGGTAGAGGCCCAGCTTGTACCCGCCAACGCCGGGCAGGGAACAGCAACCGACTGGCAGGTCGTACAAAACAATCCGACTAACAATATTTTTCTGGGTTACGTAACCGGTTCCGGTGGCTGGTACGTACTGAATGTCCGGACCATCGTTGGCGGTACGGTAACGTCACAAGCGTCTGTACAGCCTGTTGGTATTGGCGAGGTGTTTGTCACCGCCGGTCAGTCAAACTCGCGGGGATTGGGTATTGGTGACAACGATCTCGGTACGGCAACCGACCGCGTAAATGCTATTGATTCGATTAACCATTCGTATCCGCCCGGAGCAAAATCGCTGGTGTCATCTGGCGATCCGATGCCTGTGCCTGTATACAAGCCCCTGACGGCTGGTCGAAGAGTCTTTCCAATGGCCGAAAGTTCCTGGGGCTGGGGTGAATTAGGTGACTACATTGTTAATCGTTACAATGTACCAGTTGCCTTTTATGTAGCGGGCTGGGATGGATCGACCGCCGAAAACTGGTATAATACCGCCAATGGCATTCCAACCTGTAATCGCTACTATTGCGTAGAGAACTGGGCTAATTTGCAGCCTTACACAAACCTGAAAAATGTACTCCACTACTACAATTCAATTGCTGGTATTCGAGCTGTCCTTTGGCATCAGGGTGAGGCTGAATATAGCTTTCCCGATGGTACATCAAGTATTCCGTATTACTACGATCGACTAGTCGGGATCATTCAAAAATCTAGACAGGATTTTGGCGGGCGGTCAATGCCGTGGATGGTAGCCCGTGCTTCGTTCGATGGTACTGAGTTTCGTCCAGCCGTGATCAATGAGCAGCAGCGAGTCATTGATACGCAGGGGCTAAATGTCTATCAAGGGCCTTACAACGATACGATTGTCAACCGAAAATCTGGAGGGAACGATGTTCACTTTGGCAATCGCTATCGTCCTTCCCCACATCCCCGCTACTATCTGAATCCATCGTCGATTCCAGCCGATATGGGCCTTTCTCGGTTTGCGCGTAACTGGAATAACAGTCTCAATAATAATTTCTTTCAAAACGCCCAACCCATCACGCCTACCCAGTTTGCTGTTACAGGAACAATAGCCGACTATGTCCGGCCTGGAGATAACTTATCCGTGGCGTTTGCTACAACGGGGGCATTCGGGGGGGACAATCAATGGCAGGTGCAGTTGCTTGACTCCCTTGGTCACTACGTATCGGTATTGGGTAGCGGAGCCGCAAGTCCAATCACGGTAAAACTGCCTGACAACCTTCAACTAGGAAGCCATCTTCAGGTACGGGTCGTTTCTACATCGCCATTCCTGCCCGCTGTTCCATCCAATTTTTTTCAGATTAGTCTAACCGCAAATCAGGCGGATGTTAGCCTGGCCATGAGTGTTAATCAGCGCTTGACAGACCTAAACAGCCCCGTTACGATTAATCTTGCCGTACAAAATAGTGGTCCGGGAAAGGCGGAGAATGTTGTCGTCAGGAACCGGCTGCCTGATAATTTAGCTGTTGTTTCAACGTCGGGCTTGTCACTCAACGGTAGTGTGCTGACCAGTAACGCGCTGAACCTTGATCCCGGTACAACACAGCTAATCAGTTTTGTGGCTCAACCAACCGCCGGTGGTGTGTACACAAATGCCGCCGAGATTGCGCAGGCTACATCACCCGATCCTGATAGCCAGCCTAACTCGGGTACGGGCGACGGGCAAGATGATATGGCCGTGATTGATTTTCGGACAAAACAGACGGGGTCTGCGCAGTTTACGTCGCCGAATCCAAATCAGGTGCCTTTACCAGCGGTTCAAAGTAATCAGCCAGCTCCCGACCCTGCCAAAGCGGATATTAGCTTGCAACTGTCGGTCAGCAACCGGGCGCCGTCGGTCAACGACATCATTACGTATGCAATAACTTTGTCGAATGCTGGGGGCTTGACGGCGACTGGCCTGGGGGTAACGGCTTATTTGCCCACTGGTCAAGAGTTTGTACCGGGGGATGATCTGGCTGCGGGCAATGGTGGATTTACCGGAGGTATCAGTAGCCTATCCCCGAACAGCAGTTATACGTTCCGCTTTAAAGCAAGAATTACTGGTGCGAGTACGGGCGTTTGTTCGGCACAGCTTACGGCTTCAAACCAGCCCGATCCCGATTCAACGCCAAATAACGGAATAACGAATGGCGAAGATGATACTGCTCAGATCGATATTCGGGTAAGATAA
- the gatC gene encoding Asp-tRNA(Asn)/Glu-tRNA(Gln) amidotransferase subunit GatC translates to MKVDQETLHKIAHLARLDVRPEEEAELLNSLNGVLTWMEQLNAVDTTGVEPLTHISPEVNVLRDDVVGQHLPREKALANAPQHDEQFFEVPKVLE, encoded by the coding sequence ATGAAAGTAGATCAGGAAACCTTACACAAAATTGCGCACCTGGCCCGGCTGGACGTTCGGCCCGAAGAAGAAGCTGAGTTGTTGAACAGCCTCAACGGCGTACTGACCTGGATGGAGCAGCTCAACGCAGTAGACACCACGGGCGTCGAACCACTGACGCATATTTCGCCCGAAGTCAACGTACTGCGCGACGACGTTGTTGGCCAGCACCTTCCCCGTGAGAAAGCACTCGCCAACGCTCCGCAACACGACGAGCAATTCTTCGAGGTTCCTAAAGTACTGGAATAA
- a CDS encoding alpha/beta hydrolase produces MVRIFLIHGYVEDPTIFDKLIPLLPTANFVRINLADEFERWAPRGPVNVRLLAQYLTDYYQITADDVVIGHSMGGWVAIHIKQLAKAKAIQIGSFTDQRRIRLPLHNLLLLKGLLYSGITQSRLLLNYFRKQYPFPESYDLYCTLTDGMKTMSRRYLYQQLQTLFAQVPSLTVSPDLRIHARRDSIVARPSEPFVEVPGDHFSLVFHAEKVAEPIRELLATSGSR; encoded by the coding sequence ATGGTGCGTATCTTTCTTATTCATGGGTATGTCGAAGACCCCACTATTTTCGACAAACTCATTCCGTTATTACCTACTGCTAATTTTGTCCGGATTAATCTGGCCGATGAATTCGAGCGTTGGGCACCTCGCGGGCCTGTCAATGTCCGGCTGCTCGCCCAATACCTGACGGATTACTACCAGATTACGGCGGATGATGTAGTTATTGGCCACTCGATGGGAGGCTGGGTAGCGATCCACATCAAACAGCTAGCGAAGGCGAAAGCAATACAAATAGGCTCGTTTACCGACCAACGAAGAATACGGCTGCCGCTGCACAACTTGCTTTTGCTAAAGGGATTACTTTATTCAGGGATTACGCAAAGCCGCTTGCTCCTGAATTATTTTCGCAAACAGTACCCGTTTCCTGAATCCTACGACTTGTACTGCACCCTTACGGACGGCATGAAAACCATGAGCCGACGGTATCTTTACCAGCAGCTTCAAACGCTATTTGCGCAGGTGCCTTCCTTAACGGTTTCGCCGGATTTGCGCATTCACGCCCGCCGGGACAGTATCGTAGCGCGCCCCAGCGAACCGTTCGTCGAAGTACCCGGTGATCATTTCAGCCTCGTTTTCCACGCCGAAAAAGTAGCCGAACCCATTCGGGAGTTGCTGGCTACGTCAGGATCGCGCTAA
- a CDS encoding DUF1553 domain-containing protein has protein sequence MMNPWISWGVVGVAVMVTLSSFLGVFEDRVDYNTQIKPLLNKHCIACHGGVKKASGFSLLFEHEALAPAKSGKPGIIPGDADASEMIRRLTLDDPDERMPLEHPALKPDEIELLRKWIDQGAEWGDHWAYQTVEKPDVPKIGTFLSRLGITENDETKWAKNEIDHFVLQKLKPEGLKPSPEADRATLIRRVSLDLTGLPPTEKEVTNFMNDRSPDAYAKVVDRLLASPAYGERWTGMWLDLARYADTKGYERDPGRKIWRYRDWLIKAFNDDKPFDQFTIEQLAGDLLPAPTDAQLIATGFHRNTMNNDEGGTQDEEFRTAAVLDRVNTTWDVWQGTTFSCVQCHSHPYDPFVNEEYYKYLAFFNNTRDEDVTSDTPTLRFYSSTDSLKLVSLQQFIARSVADRRQATAQAEYFTKLARTVEPKINSHDFDQFVNASLLDAKYFGFQDKGSARIKNVTLTGRPRLLIAWGTNAPNATVTFYSDSLKGTVLATVPVPKTGSAGNDTVQLIPLPAVQGKHHLFMALSSPKAPKEWVQIKWVSLQPSLPGQPLRAIGDQDKLLLELLNASPEQTPIMLDGSSDLARETHLFERGNWLVKGKRVTPDVPKAFPAMESTLPKNRLGLAQWMVSRQHPLTARVAVNRFWEQLFGTGIVETVEDMGTQGIPPTHRELLDYLAVEFMETDKWSVKKLLRKMVMSATYQQRSEVSAELLANDPFNKLLARGPRVRLSAEAVHDQALAVSGLLSAKMYGPSVMPVQPDGIWQSPYDGESWKQSTGDDLHRRALYTYWKRTAPYPSMITFDSPSREFCQLRRLRTNTPLQALVTLNDPVYIEAAQKLAEYMQRKGRLPEAQIQAGFRRVTVHTLTPKKLAVLTQLYRSTEQHYRQNPDEARKLMARQDATPQLAALTVTANTLLNLDEVITKE, from the coding sequence ATGATGAATCCGTGGATTAGTTGGGGCGTAGTTGGAGTAGCGGTTATGGTTACGCTCTCGTCGTTTCTTGGTGTTTTCGAGGATCGGGTGGATTACAATACCCAGATCAAGCCGTTGCTCAATAAGCACTGCATAGCCTGTCATGGCGGAGTAAAAAAAGCATCTGGCTTCTCTTTGTTGTTTGAACACGAAGCGCTCGCTCCGGCTAAATCGGGCAAACCAGGAATTATCCCTGGTGACGCCGATGCCAGCGAAATGATCCGGCGGCTGACGCTGGATGATCCTGACGAGCGCATGCCGCTAGAGCATCCAGCGTTAAAACCCGATGAGATCGAACTGCTGCGCAAATGGATTGATCAGGGCGCTGAGTGGGGTGATCATTGGGCGTACCAAACCGTCGAGAAGCCTGACGTTCCCAAAATCGGTACGTTTCTAAGCCGCCTAGGTATTACGGAGAACGATGAAACAAAGTGGGCCAAGAACGAAATCGACCATTTTGTTCTTCAAAAACTAAAGCCTGAGGGGTTAAAACCATCGCCGGAAGCCGACCGTGCTACGCTGATTCGTCGCGTGTCACTTGACCTGACCGGATTGCCGCCAACCGAAAAAGAAGTCACGAATTTTATGAATGATCGATCACCGGATGCGTATGCGAAGGTCGTTGATCGGTTGTTGGCCTCACCAGCTTATGGGGAACGTTGGACAGGGATGTGGCTTGATCTGGCGCGTTACGCAGATACGAAAGGGTACGAGCGTGATCCGGGGCGAAAAATCTGGCGCTACCGTGACTGGCTCATCAAAGCGTTCAACGATGATAAACCGTTTGATCAGTTTACCATTGAGCAGCTAGCGGGCGATCTGCTTCCAGCGCCGACCGACGCGCAGCTTATCGCGACGGGCTTTCATCGGAACACGATGAACAACGATGAAGGGGGGACGCAGGACGAGGAATTTCGTACGGCAGCCGTGCTTGATCGAGTCAATACGACCTGGGACGTGTGGCAGGGCACTACCTTTTCGTGCGTACAGTGTCACAGTCATCCGTACGATCCGTTCGTTAACGAAGAGTATTACAAGTACCTCGCTTTTTTCAACAACACCCGCGACGAAGACGTAACCAGCGATACCCCGACGTTACGATTTTACTCTTCTACGGATTCGCTTAAATTAGTCAGCTTACAGCAGTTTATTGCCAGAAGCGTTGCTGATCGGCGGCAGGCCACTGCCCAGGCGGAGTACTTTACGAAACTAGCCCGAACGGTTGAACCGAAAATCAATTCGCATGACTTCGATCAGTTTGTCAATGCCTCGCTACTAGACGCTAAATATTTTGGTTTTCAGGACAAAGGCTCGGCCCGAATCAAGAACGTAACGTTGACGGGGCGCCCCCGGCTGTTGATCGCCTGGGGGACAAACGCGCCGAACGCAACAGTCACGTTTTATAGTGATAGCCTAAAAGGAACGGTGCTGGCCACCGTTCCCGTACCGAAAACGGGTAGTGCCGGCAACGATACCGTTCAACTGATACCCTTACCAGCCGTTCAGGGAAAACATCATCTTTTCATGGCGCTCAGTAGCCCGAAAGCGCCCAAAGAATGGGTACAGATAAAGTGGGTTTCCTTGCAGCCCTCGCTTCCCGGTCAGCCGCTACGTGCCATTGGAGATCAGGATAAACTGCTGCTCGAGCTTTTGAACGCCAGTCCCGAACAAACGCCTATTATGCTCGACGGTTCGAGTGATCTGGCGCGGGAAACGCACCTTTTTGAACGCGGCAACTGGCTGGTAAAAGGAAAACGTGTAACACCCGACGTGCCGAAGGCTTTCCCCGCGATGGAGTCAACCTTACCGAAAAACCGCTTGGGATTGGCGCAGTGGATGGTTAGTCGGCAGCATCCGCTGACGGCGCGGGTAGCGGTCAACCGGTTCTGGGAGCAGCTTTTTGGAACAGGAATTGTTGAAACGGTAGAAGATATGGGCACGCAGGGCATTCCGCCAACCCACCGCGAACTGCTGGATTACCTGGCTGTCGAATTTATGGAAACCGACAAGTGGAGCGTGAAAAAGCTGCTGCGAAAAATGGTCATGTCAGCTACGTATCAGCAACGATCCGAGGTCTCGGCGGAGCTACTTGCTAACGATCCGTTCAACAAACTACTGGCTCGCGGGCCTCGCGTTCGGCTGTCGGCGGAGGCTGTACACGATCAGGCGCTGGCGGTCAGTGGCTTGCTGAGTGCTAAAATGTATGGGCCGAGTGTTATGCCGGTTCAACCTGACGGTATCTGGCAATCACCGTATGATGGCGAATCATGGAAGCAAAGTACCGGCGACGATTTGCACCGCAGGGCTTTATACACCTACTGGAAACGGACTGCTCCTTATCCATCGATGATAACGTTTGACAGTCCTAGTCGTGAATTTTGCCAGTTACGCCGACTCCGAACCAATACACCATTACAGGCTCTCGTCACGCTCAATGATCCCGTGTATATAGAAGCTGCTCAAAAGCTAGCCGAATACATGCAGCGGAAGGGTCGTCTACCCGAAGCACAGATACAGGCTGGCTTTCGGCGGGTAACAGTGCATACGCTGACGCCTAAAAAACTGGCGGTGTTGACGCAGCTTTACCGAAGTACCGAACAGCATTACCGGCAAAATCCCGACGAAGCCCGCAAGTTGATGGCTAGACAGGATGCTACTCCGCAACTGGCAGCGCTAACCGTAACGGCCAATACGCTATTGAATCTGGACGAAGTAATTACGAAAGAGTAG
- a CDS encoding DUF1501 domain-containing protein translates to MDKLRNELQQTASERETRRHFLHTCSTGLGVMALGSLLGGCGFFRTDNPTKHTTGTALLADEPTAPHPSHRLPSAKRVIYIHMAGSPSQLELFDYKPELVKYNGKDCPQELLEGKKFAFIRGVPKMLGPQGKFAQYGQSGAWVSDYLPHFQKVVDDVAFLKAMHTDQFNHAPAQLLMHTGSARLGRPSIGSWVTYGLGTENDNLPGYIVLASGGKQPDAGKSIWGSGFLPTVYQGVQCRTDGDPVLYASNPAGMDRNIRKQTIDAISQINQQQYDDVKDPEILTRISQYELAFRMQMSVPDAMNIKSEPQYILDSYGVDPDKGSFARNCLLARRLAERGVRFIQLFDWGWDTHGTSADGAIEIGLRDKCKESDQAVAALLNDLKQRGLLDDTLVVWGGEFGRTPMQENRDGQVLPFMGRDHHLDAFTVWMAGGGIKRGFSYGETDDIGYYGVKDKVHIHDLQATILHALGFDHTKLTYQFQGRPFRLTDVAGKVVTPVLA, encoded by the coding sequence ATGGATAAGCTCCGCAACGAACTTCAGCAGACAGCATCCGAACGGGAGACCCGGCGACATTTTCTGCACACCTGCTCGACCGGGCTGGGCGTAATGGCTCTTGGCTCGCTGTTGGGTGGTTGTGGTTTTTTTCGTACCGATAACCCGACAAAACATACGACCGGAACGGCTTTGTTAGCGGATGAACCTACTGCCCCGCATCCGTCCCACCGTCTGCCGAGTGCCAAACGGGTAATTTATATTCACATGGCTGGTTCGCCAAGCCAGCTGGAACTGTTCGATTACAAACCAGAATTGGTCAAATACAACGGTAAAGATTGTCCGCAGGAGTTGCTGGAAGGTAAGAAGTTTGCCTTTATCCGGGGTGTTCCCAAAATGCTGGGCCCACAGGGAAAGTTTGCCCAATACGGTCAGTCGGGCGCGTGGGTGTCTGATTACCTGCCCCACTTTCAAAAGGTTGTTGACGATGTTGCCTTCCTGAAGGCTATGCATACCGATCAGTTCAACCACGCGCCCGCTCAGTTGCTTATGCACACCGGTAGCGCGCGCCTGGGCCGACCCAGCATCGGCTCCTGGGTAACGTATGGATTAGGTACGGAAAACGACAATCTGCCTGGTTATATCGTCTTAGCGTCGGGGGGCAAGCAACCGGATGCGGGGAAGTCGATTTGGGGAAGCGGTTTTCTCCCGACCGTTTATCAGGGTGTTCAATGCCGTACCGACGGTGATCCGGTGCTGTACGCGTCTAATCCGGCGGGCATGGATCGAAACATCCGGAAGCAAACGATTGACGCGATCAGCCAGATCAATCAGCAGCAGTACGACGACGTTAAAGATCCAGAAATACTAACCCGCATTTCTCAGTACGAACTGGCATTTCGAATGCAGATGTCTGTTCCCGACGCGATGAACATCAAAAGCGAGCCGCAGTATATTCTCGACAGCTACGGTGTTGATCCGGATAAAGGGTCTTTTGCCCGAAATTGTTTGCTGGCCCGGCGGCTGGCTGAGCGGGGCGTTCGATTTATTCAGCTGTTTGACTGGGGCTGGGATACCCACGGAACGAGTGCCGACGGTGCGATTGAAATTGGATTACGAGATAAATGCAAAGAGTCAGATCAGGCCGTTGCTGCACTGTTGAACGACTTGAAACAACGGGGTTTGCTGGATGATACGCTTGTGGTTTGGGGTGGCGAATTTGGTCGGACGCCTATGCAGGAAAACCGTGACGGACAGGTTTTACCTTTCATGGGCCGTGATCATCACCTGGATGCATTCACCGTCTGGATGGCGGGCGGTGGAATAAAACGTGGTTTTTCGTACGGCGAAACCGACGATATCGGCTACTACGGCGTGAAAGATAAAGTTCACATTCACGATCTTCAGGCGACCATTCTACACGCGCTTGGCTTTGACCACACCAAGCTGACGTATCAGTTTCAGGGACGGCCATTTCGGTTGACCGATGTGGCGGGTAAAGTGGTTACGCCCGTGCTTGCGTGA